In Zingiber officinale cultivar Zhangliang chromosome 6A, Zo_v1.1, whole genome shotgun sequence, a single genomic region encodes these proteins:
- the LOC121996947 gene encoding uncharacterized protein At1g26090, chloroplastic-like, protein MALLPLPSSFPCARSARNPTARPLRLPTRRGDRPRGRDGVLVVADLRDPPQKPTKLVTFLGKGGCGKTAAAVLAARYYAMEGLKTCLVVHSQDLTAETLMGCKIGSTPLVYDSNLSVVRLETSKMLLDPLERMKKVDARMNLTQGVLEGIVSEELGVLPGMDSIFSALALQKLVSFDLGQRNFSTREFDVIIYDGVNTDETLRLIGVTDRTRSYLKYARSLAEKTDIGRLAAPSLLKLAYESIRLTDGSSDGKTSAEIWEEIERILEKASASFTDSSKFGCYLVMDTRSLLSVNAALRYWGCAIQAGTCIRGVLGFYPQSSGVTETIIQKFSPLPFGCLPYVSTEESVDLSALISSLNKDLKVLFESSCSNLQSPVTFDSSQKSVTLFMPGFDKSEIKLYQYRGGSELLVEAGDQRRIIKLPSGMHGKVRGAKFNDRNLVVTLR, encoded by the exons ATGGCTCTGCTGCCTTTGCCGTCGTCTTTTCCCTGCGCCCGATCCGCCAGAAACCCTACCGCTCGTCCGCTTCGCCTTCCTACGAGAAGAGGAGATCGACCTCGAGGTCGAgatggagttcttgtggtggcggactTGCGGGATCCTCCGCAGAAGCCAACCAAGTTGGTTACTTTCTTGGGCAAGGGCGGTTGTGGAAAGACAGCCGCCGCCGTGCTCGCTGCGCGG TATTATGCAATGGAAGGGTTGAAGACATGCTTAGTAGTGCATTCTCAAGACCTGACTGCTGAAACGCTGATGGGTTGCAAGATTGGAAGCACCCCACTGGTGTATGATAGCAACCTTTCTGTTGTTCGGCTAGAAACGAGCAAG ATGCTTCTTGACCCTCTTGAGCGAATGAAGAAAGTAGATGCACGAATGAATTTAACTCAAGGTGTTCTTGAAGGG ATTGTGAGTGAAGAATTAGGGGTTCTTCCTGGAATGGATTCCATTTTTTCTGCCTTGGCACTTCAAAAGCTAGTGAGTTTTGATCTTGGCCAGAGAAACTTTTCAACCAGAGAATTTGATGTGATCATTTATGATGGTGTTAACACTGATGAGACATTAAGGTTGATTGGAGTCACGGACAGAACAAG ATCATATTTAAAATATGCCAGGAGCTTGGCTGAAAAGACAGATATTGGAAGATTGGCAGCACCTTCTTTGTTGAAACTAgcatatgaatctatcaggttaacTGATGGATCCAGCGATGGTAAAACAAGTGCAGAAATATGGGAGGAAATTGAGCGAATCCTTGAG AAAGCATCAGCTTCATTCACTGATTCATCAAAATTTGGATGCTACCTTGTTATGGATACAAGAAGTCTGTTGTCTGTTAATGCTGCATTGCGATATTGGGGTTGTGCAATTCAAGCTGGAACATGTATACGTGGAGTGTTGGGGTTTTATCCACAATCTTCTGGTGTGACAGAAACAATCATCCAAAAGTTCTCACCTCTGCCATTTGGGTGTTTGCCATATGTTTCCACAGAGGAATCTGTCGATTTGTCTGCCTTGATAAGCTCTTTAAACAAAGACTTGAAGGTTCTTTTTGAAAGTAGTTGTAGTAACTTGCAATCACCAGTGACATTTGACTCTAGCCAGAAGTCAGTGACCCTCTTCATGCCTGGTTTTGACAAGTCAGAGATAAAACTATATCAA TATCGAGGAGGGTCGGAACTACTGGTCGAGGCTGGGGATCAGAGACGCATTATAAAACTGCCATCTGGTATGCATGGAAAAGTAAGAGGTGCCAAATTCAATGATAGGAACCTCGTTGTTACACTCCGATAG
- the LOC121996946 gene encoding heat shock 70 kDa protein 17-like has protein sequence MRKFAAGIWILLMILSMLSTPSESAVSSIDLGSEWMKVAVVNLKSGQSPISIAINEMSKRKSPALVAFSGGNRLVGEEAAGIVARYPDKVYSFVRDMIGKPYEYVKVLAESFYLPYDLVEDSRGAASIRIDDGVTVYSAEELLAMILGYGISLAESHARVPVKDAVIAVPPFFGQAERRGLIQAAQLAGINVLSLINEHAGAALQYGIDKDFSNDSRHVIFYDMGSSSTYAALVYFSAYSTKEFGRTVSVNQFQVKDVRWDAKLGGQDMELRLVEYFADEFNKQLGSDIDVRKSPKAMAKLKKQVKRTKEILSANTAAPISVESLLDDIDFRSTISREKFEELCSDLWERALVPVKEVLKHSGLTLNEIYAVELVGGATRVPRLQAKLQEFLGRNDLDKHLDADEAIVLGASLNAANLSDGIKLNRKLGMIDGSSYGFLLELNGPELLEDNTDTLFIPRLKKMPVKLFRSFKHDKDFEASLSYDKAGELPPGVSSYKFAEYSILGLSEASEKYSTRNISSPIKANLHFSLSRSGILSLDHADATIEISEWVEVPKKNRTTNNSTGSFNSSSETSTETISQDSAETLKVAEDNNISSNSTESEKEAIIVTEKILKKKTFRVPLKVVEKNLGPGSNLPKDSFLEAKVRLETLDKKDAERRRTAELKNSLEEYIYSTREKIEDNAEVEKVSSEEERRSFADKLSEVQEWLYTDGEDASANEFKERLELLKAIGDPMFFRLNELNARPIASEHARVLLNELQKIVNNWETNKPWIPKDRIEEVRSEAEKLKNWLEEKEELQKKTSVLVAPIFTSEEVYQKVNKLQDKIASVNRILKPKPKPKIEKPTKEETVSQDNNTSTSDATSDEPPSETEQSNDSVDVSNSETDQESAHDEL, from the exons ATGAGGAAATTTGCGGCAGGAATTTGGATCCTATTGATGATTCTTTCAATGCTCTCGACTCCCTCTGAATCGGCCGTTTCCAGCATCGATCTCGGCTCCGAATGGATGAAGGTGGCCGTCGTCAACCTCAAGTCCGGACAGAGCCCAATCTCAATCGCCATCAACGAAATGTCCAAGCGAAAGTCACCGGCCCTCGTCGCCTTTAGTGGAGGCAACCGCCTCGTTGGTGAGGAGGCCGCTGGGATCGTCGCCCGGTACCCCGACAAGGTCTACTCCTTCGTGCGCGACATGATCGGGAAACCTTACGAGTATGTAAAGGTTCTCGCCGAGTCGTTCTACCTCCCCTACGACCTCGTCGAAGACTCAAGAGGGGCTGCTAGTATCCGAATCGATGACGGGGTGACCGTGTATAGCGCAGAAGAGTTGCTCGCGATGATTCTTGGCTATGGAATTAGCTTAGCGGAGTCCCACGCGAGGGTCCCTGTGAAGGATGCTGTAATTGCGGTGCCACCGTTCTTTGGCCAGGCGGAAAGGAGAGGATTAATTCAGGCGGCTCAGCTGGCAGGGATCAATGTGCTTTCGCTGATTAACGAGCACGCTGGAGCAGCTTTGCAGTACGGCATTGATAAGGATTTCTCCAACGATTCACGACATGTGATATTCTATGATATGGGTTCCAGTAGTACTTACGCTGCTCTAGTTTACTTCTCGGCATACAGTACCAAGGAGTTCGGGAGGACGGTCTCGGTTAATCAGTTCCAG GTAAAAGATGTTAGATGGGATGCTAAACTTGGAGGACAAGATATGGAATTGAGGCTAGTGGAGTACTTTGCTGATGAGTTCAATAAGCAATTAGGAAGTGACATTGATGTGAGGAAGTCTCCTAAGGCAATGGCTAAATTGAAGAAGCAAGTCAAGCGGACCAAGGAAATTTTGAGTGCTAATACAGCCGCGCCAATTTCTGTTGAATCCCTCTTAGATGATATTGATTTCAG AAGCACCATATCACGGGAGAAGTTTGAAGAACTTTGTTCAGACTTATGGGAGAGAGCACTTGTTCCAGTCAAGGAAGTGTTAAAACATTCTGGTCTGACGCTAAATGAAATATATGCCGTGGAGCTGGTTGGTGGGGCCACTCGTGTGCCAAGGTTACAG GCTAAGCTCCAAGAATTTCTAGGAAGGAATGATCTGGACAAGCATCTTGATGCTGATGAAGCAATAGTTCTTGGTGCATCGTTGAATGCTGCAAACTTGAGTGATGGAATCAAATTGAATCGTAAGTTGGGAATGATTGATGGATCTTCTTATGGCTTTTTGCTCGAACTAAATGGTCCAGAACTTTTGGAAGATAATACTGATACACTATTTATTCCACGGTTGAAGAAAATGCCAGTCAAG TTATTTAGGTCTTTCAAACATGACAAGGATTTTGAAGCTTCACTCAGCTATGATAAAGCAGGTGAACTGCCTCCAGGAGTTTCTTCGTATAAATTTGCAGAATATTCAATATTGGGTCTGTCTGAAGCCAGTGAAAA GTATTCAACTCGCAACATCTCCTCTCCCATCAAAGCCAATCTGCATTTTTCTTTGAGCAGAAGTGGAATTTTATCCCTTGATCACGCAGATGCAACCATTGAGATATCTGAGTGGGTAGAAGTTCCAAAGAAAAACAGAACAACCAATAATTCCACTGGCAGTTTTAATTCATCTTCTGAAACCAGCACAGAAACTATTTCACAGGATAGTGCAGAAACCTTGAAGGTTGCTGAGGATAACAATATTTCATCTAACTCTACTGAGTCTGAGAAAGAAGCAATTATTGTTACTGAAAAAATATTGAAGAAGAAAACCTTTAGGGTTCCCTTGAAG GTAGTGGAAAAAAATTTAGGTCCTGGATCGAATCTTCCTAAAGATTCATTTTTGGAGGCTAAGGTGAGATTGGAAACACTTGACAAAAAAGATGCTGAAAGAAGGAGAACAGCAGAGCTTAAAAATAGCCTCGAAGAGTATATATATTCTACAAGAGAAAAG ATAGAAGACAATGCTGAAGTTGAGAAAGTTTCATCTGAAGAAGAGCGCCGTTCCTTTGCAGACAAACTTAGTGAA GTACAAGAATGGTTGTATACGGATGGCGAGGATGCTTCAGCGAATGAATTCAAAGAGCGTCTGGAATTACTTAAAGCCATTGGCGACCCAATGTTTTTCAG GTTGAATGAGTTAAATGCACGACCAATTGCTAGTGAACATGCCCGAGTGCTTCTCAATGAACTTCAAAAG ATTGTAAATAACTGGGAAACAAATAAGCCATGGATTCCTAAAGACAGAATTGAGGAG GTAAGGAGTGAAGCAGAAAAGCTAAAGAATTGGCTGGAAGAGAAGGAGGAGCTACAAAAAAA GACCTCCGTCTTAGTCGCACCGATTTTCACGTCAGAAGAAGTATATCAAAAAGTGAACAAGCTTCAGGATAAG ATTGCGAGTGTTAATAGGATTCTGAAGCCGAAGCCAAAACCTAAAATTGAGAAACCCACAAAGGAAGAAACAGTAAGCCAGGATAACAACACAAGCACCTCGGATGCTACCTCTGATGAGCCACCATCTGAAACAGAGCAAAGTAATGATTCTGTTGATGTATCCAATTCTGAAACTGACCAAGAAAGTGCCCATGACGAGTTATGA
- the LOC121994191 gene encoding uncharacterized protein LOC121994191 → MANGLLDAISALWSSWSRHVSRAARKLSWRSSGVPPSYHGGRRKKRDEGVQESCSIAVDSADEDDGVWRRTILMGEKCQPLDFSGVIYYDVDGRRLSEVPTPRSPMRSPLPSFATRSPVTAAY, encoded by the coding sequence ATGGCGAACGGCCTGCTCGACGCGATCAGCGCCTTATGGTCCTCCTGGTCTCGCCACGTGTCGCGCGCCGCCAGGAAGCTCTCCTGGCGGAGCTCCGGCGTGCCCCCCTCCTACCACGGTGGCCGCCGCAAGAAGAGGGACGAGGGAGTACAGGAGAGCTGCTCCATCGCGGTCGACAGTGCCGACGAGGACGACGGCGTGTGGCGGCGCACGATTCTGATGGGAGAGAAGTGCCAGCCGCTGGACTTCTCCGGCGTCATCTACTACGACGTCGACGGCCGGAGGCTGTCGGAGGTGCCGACGCCGCGCTCGCCGATGCGGAGCCCGCTGCCGTCCTTCGCTACGAGGAGTCCGGTCACCGCGGCCTATTAA